The DNA window ctttgcacagcctacaccttgggtcttgtcattttgtatttggttgtgtgaGAGGGTATAATATGATTATAAATGTATATTGCAAAAGTAATATTCAGTACTCAATAATACTCAACACTAGGGCATTTTAATCTGAGTGTATGAATGGAAACCTGAATTGCAGGGATTATGAAAGTGTGTAAACCAGGAGCAGTAGCAGActcatgaatgtgtgtttcagCACTTCCTGGATCTACAGCTGGTTGGAGAACACCAGTACAGTGCCAGTCTCCTTCACTGTCATGATACTGACACACGCGCCACCATGAACATGGCTGTAGGTAATGGTGTGATTGCTGCAGGACAGGACGGGACCTGCTGTCTGATGAGGTTTAAACACTGCACACAGAAAGGAGGAGGCAAAGCTCCTGCTAAAGATGGTGAGGCTAACTGCTACAATGACATCAAAATATGCtacatacagatgggtgacaaattactGGAAAAACCAACATCAAGTGtgttagtatggagtcaggccaccaggAACTCTGTTGCAGGGATGAACACCTCCTCCACAAGATGTTCCCTcagttatatatacaacctttatttaatcagcttgtctcactgagatcagacagacctgagtacagcaggtagagagaaacacaaggacatatagcatcagagacatcACTACATAGATCTGAAGATGAacgtttatattatatcatctggtctgatggagatggtggtggagtgTGTTGTCTTACACACTGGTCCAAActcttccacaggtgtgaattGGGTTGacatctggtgactgtaaagactgcagcattttaatcaCATCGTTTTCATCCTCCCCAAACCGCTCAGTGAGCCCTGCTGCACCGAAGCACCTGATGTGTTCCTCCACTTTTTTATTCacctttttcctttcatttgtccctATCTGTATATTGCACTTATTTGATGTGTGgctgatttatttgttgattgtaAGTACATACATGTGCACCTTTCTTAGTCataataacatatttttttgAAATATGCTGTCACTAACCAGTTTTGAATGGATTAAGTTAATATCTAACTGTAGTGGTGGTTGAAGAGAGGagttctctctcttttgatatttaaatgtgttttcacttgGAGACAACAGTATGACAATCTGCATTTCACAGGGAAGCCTTCAGAGATCCACcgctgaaggaaaaaaaattgaacAACAAAGATGTTTGAAATGTTAGACCAGGGGCTTGTATCACAAAGCTTGTCTGCCATGTTTTTTCTAAATTTGCTGATTGGATTGGTGACAGCACTGTGACAGCTGGGGACTTTATTGCTACTTTTCTTCAGTTATGGATAGATCTCCTCCAGTGCAAAGCCCAGTGTCTAAAAGAGCCAAAGTTATTTCAGATACTTGCAGCAAACTTGGCCTAGTTGATGCTTGGCGCGTCTTACATCCTAATGATAAGGAATTCACATATTACTCAACTGTACATAAAACAAGCAGTAGAATTGACTTTGTTCTGACCCCTAAAATTTCATTAAGTAACAAAGCGCTGTAGTATTGGggatattattatatcagatCACACTCCCATTTTAATAGGTTTTAGGAACTTGAATTTTGATTTTCGGGACAGACCTTGGAGATACAGCCCTTTTTCTGAATCATGAGCCTAATTTTGAAAAATTTCTAAAAGAACAACgaaattatttctttaaagaaaataagactCCTGGTGTATCCCCCGGTCTGTTATGAGAGACTGTGAAAGCCTACATCTGTGATTTAATTATATCTTATACTGCCGGGCTTAAAAAGAACAGTAGAAAGGAGCAAAGAAAACTGGAGCTAGAACTTCATGAACTTCAGACCAACCCATCTGACGAACTTAGAATTGAAATACACTGCACTGGGCCCTGATGGTTTCAGTGCAGAATTTTATAAAAAGTTTAACACCATTCTAGTCAACCCACTATCTGAAATGCTACAATCCTCGTTTGAGGCTGGAGGCCTTCCTCCATCTCTAATGGAGGCAAATATTTCCTTAGTACTAAAAAAGTGTAAACTGCCAGAAGAATGCTCTTCATACAAGAATATATCCGTTTTAAATTTAGATTCGAAGCTTCTAGCAAAAGTCCTGGctttacatttagaaaatgtcCTCGCTTCTATCATTATTAATGATCAGACTGGTTTCATACGAGCAAGGTATTGTTCTCATAATGTAagaaaactactactactgttattCAGCATTCCTCAATGTACAGCTCCGAGGCCTTGGTTGACGCCAAGAATGCTTTTGATCGGCTGGAATGGCCCTACCTTTTTTCCATGCTTCATAAATTTGGACTGGGGGAGGACTTTATTAAATGGATTCAAATCTTGTACACTTAACCTCTCTTGGCTGTAGTTACTACTGGGCTCATGTCTAGTAATTTTAGTATTAGTATTGAACAGGGTACTAGGCAGGGCTGCCTCTTGAGCCCACTGTTGTTTGCCTTGGCTATGGATCCTCTAGCTGCAAAAGGAATCTCTTTAAATAACCAGCAGCATAAAATCTCGCTATatgctttatttttgttgttgttgatgatgttgttttgtttggctGCCTGTAGCTTATGTTAGTttattgtgtctgtgtattgtttttttctgctttgcaaaatgtttaataaaaatatgttttgaaaaaaaaagaatttggaTGTACTTGGCAGCATCCATTTTCCCTTCAATCCTCACCAATTGCCTAGTCCCCACTGAAGAGAAACACCCCCACAACATAATGTTTCCACCATCATGCTTCTTCTCAGGCATGGTGTGTTTTGGGTGGTGTGCTGTGTTTGGTTAGCCAAACATAGTGCTTGGAGTACAGTTAAAAAAGTTCTatcttggtctcatctgaccataAAACCTTTTGCCACATGGCATCAGAATCttccaagtgtttttttttgcaaagcaCAAACAAGACTTTGTGTGGCTTCTCTGTGTGGATTATATTGTGTAAATACAGCTGGGTGTAATGTGATAAAAGGTAAGGGTATGATGATTTTATATAGACACTGTACATATAGATCTAAACATGTGTCTTAGTTAACAAAAATATCCCTGTGTTTCCCATTCGAGTGTCTTTATTATCCAGTAGAAACTTGTCATCTGTGCAGTAGGGAACAGCGTGCAGCAGGGTAGTGCCAGGCGACGAGCTGGGAAAGGAGACAAAGGTGGACAGGATGGTGCTGCAGCGTCTGGAGATATGTCAGATATGAAGGATGAGACGGCTCACATTTCTGTGACTGGTTTGGCTGAAGTACAGTCAGACATGAATCCTCAGGACCCGCTCCAGAAGGTGGTCAGGTTCAGTCCTGACCTGAGCCTTCTGCTGACAGGAGGCACAGATGGATACATCCGAGTCTGGGAGGTAAACACTGTCTAGTTGTTGTTTTCACTTGACCAGCCATGTTTGAGTGGAGTATTCAGGCTCTGGAGCATGTTCTGTTTTAGTTTGATTGATTTGGGAGGTGAGCACAATGCTTTTGAACTTCAGTATGGATGTAAAGTGGATATCGATATGTGATAGCTAGCTAGTGGAAACACTCCTTATTGTGGTCTATCATGTAGTTTTATCATGGTTCAGCATTCCTTACACTAAACTTAACCACACCAAAGCCCTACCTAGCGCTGAAACAATAACGTGATAAATCAAGTTTGTCTACAGAAGATTAATGACACTTTTTGATAAGTAATTAGAACTTGTGTTTAAATTAGAACTAATTTACCAAGTTAAATGCTAATATTAACTGGTTACAGCttttcaaacataaaacaatttttCATCCCTTCAGTTCTTCTTTTTGGTGAAAACTTTCTTTGTTGCTGTAGCTCATCCAGAGGTTAGTTGCTCATCCACTGGTTGTGTTGAAGAGGATTAGCTACCGCTGTCCAGAGATGCCCTTTTGCACACCACTCAGCTATTAATTGTATATTTTTGGCCTTTCTTTTGGATTGTAGAAACCTGGATATTTTCCTCATATCTCACTgctgcatgttttatttttcattattagatCATATTTAGATACTTATAGATGAAAATCCTAGGGTGGCTGTTTCAGAAAAGTAGAATGTCTGTCACCAACAATGATCCAATGTTATTTCAaaggaaataattaaaaacttttttttttcttatttacataGTTTTGGCCCTCTGTCCTATTTATTAAATTGCATAGAGTTCTGGGGGTATGATGACTGTGTTACAGTCACTTTTACAATGGAGTGCACAGGGTGACCACATTAGCCCGTAGACAGTTTTAAACAAATCCACTTAATGAAAATGAAGGTAAAGACTAAATGTATTACATAAACCTTTGTAAATCTCCACACTAGTATTCAAGATGGACCACAGATGgctgcctctgtgttttggtgcgtgttgttttgttgttttgtcttgttttgttcgtaaattcagttttctgctATGATACCTGAAGCTCTTTCACCAGAGAAGAGCTAATGAACGTCAGGGGAACCACACCAGTGGATTTATTTCCGTCTTTTCTGCGGTCATTAGTGGAATTATTGGACATTCTGGTAAAAGGTGCTCTCACCTTTGCTCATGCAGTGAAACGCCGGTGGAGAGGGAAACGTGCTGGTGCGCTtgtgacagactgtgacagacGGACTTCGCACACAGTTACCTGGAATTTTCCAACGTGCGCTGACAGTGATTCAACAGCACTGTTCTCCTGATctggaatatttattcataaacttTAAACCTTTCTACTCCCCTTgtgagtttgtttcatttattgtgGTCAATGTTTACATCCCACTGCATGCCAACATGCAGCATGCACAGTGCATCCTCGCCGACCAGATGCTGTGTGTGAAGCGGACAAACCCGGACTCTTTAGTTATTGTCCTCGGTGACATTAACAAGGGTAATCTAAGCCATGAGCTCCCCAAATACAGACAATTACTTAAATACACGACCAGAAAGGAGAATATTCTGGATCACTGTTACACAATAATCAGCAGTGCTTATCACGCCGTCCCCCTCACTGCACTGGGATACTCTGACTACGTCTTGGTCCACCTGATTCCTgcatacaggcagaaattaaTGCTCTGTGAACCTGTTGTGAGGACATTGGAGTAGTAGACCAGTGAAGCTATGGAGGACCTTTGGGCGTGCTTGGACTgtactgactgggatgttttcagtACTGCGACCACAGTGAGTCCACAGCTGCTGTGACGTCCTACATCtgcttctgtgaggactgctgtgcACCAACACACACCAGGGTGAGTTATAACAATGACAcaccctggttcacagctaatCTAAGGCAGCTAAGGATGGAAACGGAAGAAGTGTTCAGGGGTGCAGACAGGGACAGGCTTAGAGAGTCaaagtacaggtttagcaaGGTGGTGACAGAAGCTAAACGACTGTACTCTGACAAACTCTaacaccagttctcagccaACGACTCTACTTGTCTGGAGGTGCCTCAGGCAGATCAACTATAAACCAAAAGCCCCCCACTCCATTAACAACTTGCGCCTGGCCAACTGAATGAGTTCTACTGTTGTTTTgagagacaatgggacagtcctgacaccatcccccgtgactccatccaccagctccacctccccTACCTCAGCAGCAGCCTGGGCTTCTCCACAGCTGCCCACGCTAGAGGCTCCCCCCTCCCATACTGCAATGACGACGCTCTTCATCCTGGAGAAGGATGTCAGACTGTTCAGGAGGCTGAACCCCTGCAAAGCAGCCAGGCCAGACTCTGTCTCcccatccaccctgaagcactgtgctgatcagctgtctcAGGTGTTCACggacatctttaacacctcactggagacatgccatgtgccagcctgcttcaaatcctcctcctggactcctcaggaacctatgccaggatcctgtttgtggatttcagctctgccttcaatACTATCATCCCGGCTCTGCcacaggacaagctctcccagctgagtgtgcctgactccacctgcaggtggaccacagacttcctgtccgtCAGGAGGCAGCACGTGAcgctggggaaacatgtctctgactcccggaccatcGGCACCAGTTCCCCCCCAAGGCTGTGTTCTTTCCCCTCTACTCTtttccctgtacaccaacagctgcaccttcAGTCATCAGTCCTTCAACCTACtgaagtttgtggatgacaccaccctcattgggcttatctctgatggggatgagtcttcctACAGGCGGGAGATTGACCACTTCATAACCTGATGCaatcagaacaacctggagctcaacgctGTCAAGACAGTGGAtatggttgtggattacaggaagaacccagccccacccgcccccatcaccctgtgtgactccccagtcgacactgtggagtccttccgcttCCACCAACATCAGCCCAACAGAGTATGTATTTCCTGCGGCagttgaagaaattcaacctgccaatgACAaagatggtgcacttctacaccgccatcgaGTCCAACCTCACCTCCtgcatcaccatctggtacggtgctgccactgccaaggacaaggacCGACTGCAGCGTCTCTTTCGCTCCAGAGAGAAGATTGGCTGCAATTTAcattccctccaggacctgtaggCCTGAGGTGAGCAACAAAGACTGTGGCTcaccctcccaccctggacacaaacagtcTCAGACACTCCCCTCAGGGAGTTTCTTTCAGTCTGCAGCCCCCCCCATAGTAcagtatactcatactgtaaacttttgcacagtcccatgtaaatattttgcacattgcacaaccgtgcacaaactgtaatttaaataagtcacattgtacatattctttattcttttcttttttatatattctttaatatcttatagtcatttttatattaatgattcttgacctgctgtacttgctttatctttctttatatttctactatgtttattgttttgcaccaaaataccaaagcaaattcctcgtGTGTGTGAACCCGCTTGGCATTAAAGCTGGTTCTGATTAGCTTTTGCAGACTGACTGACTTCCTAGTTCAGCTTTGACCTGCTAATATGAAACTGACTATATTGGAGATTTTGGGTGTGTTTCAAAGTGATTTAGTTTATAATTGAGATGAAGTGGGATTTGTTATCAGCCTTGAAATtggtgaaaaaaacattatcataAGCAATGTTATAACTAAAGAATGCTGGGGGaaactacaaaaatacataGATGACATATCTTGATCATTCTAATGTTGTTTACCTTGATAAGTAGGTGTATATAATAAACTGGCCACTAAACATATGCATTGATGTCTTGACTTTGTATGTTCTTGACTCTTCTACAGTTCCCATCCCTGAAGAAGAAGTTTGACTTCAAAGCACATGAAGGGGAGATTGAAGACTTGGATATGAGTCCAGGCAACAAGGTGAAACGAGAAAtatgtttccatccaaatgtagtacaaattttaacagaattttgcgaaaatctgcaaaagaaaatgctaattactgcacgtttccatccactaccgttATGCGAGTTGGTTCATTgaaataaacagctggtggcattaattctccagtcgggtgccattaaatcattgcagaagaagagggcgcaacaagatgacataattaaataagctccagtcaaacctcaaacggtggaaaacaatgaagaaaacatGATTGAAATATGGCatctctgtttgtttcatgtgctAATTGAGGGAAGttagtctcctcatcgctccacacaaatctgatgttttggtctcttcagtggagtggaagcttcagtggatgtttaagACACATGTTTCatgtacatcatgatttattcatgaagtctgtttccattgctctcacattttgcttttatcgatGCACCATACTTTTCACTTcagcaaagtgttttttttttgctatataTCGACacttatatattattattatacatatttaataTAGGCTCTAAATAATGACAGATATATTGATTCATTAGTAAAGGTGAGTATGTTGTGTTGTGCATTGATGCAGCACCTGGTGACTGTTGGCCGGGACTTTGCCTGCAGTGTATGGAGTGGCAACCAGTTGGCTATGGGTCTTAAGTGGCTTGAAACCATGCCTCAAATAGCTGAGAAGACTTATCGATATATGGCTTGcaggtaaaaaacaaacaacaaaaaataaagtttcttCATCTATGAAAGAGCACCCTAGCTGTTCACCTCACCATATCCATCTAAATTATGTGACAGTGACTATACATGGTTGTATTTCAGGTTTGGAAAGGTAGAAGACCAAAAAGATGCCCTGAGGCTTTACACAGTCCAGATCCCCCATAAACGAGATAGAAAACCTCCTCCTTGCTACCTCACCAAGTGGGACGGCAAGAGCTTCCTGCCTATGCTGACGGCTCCCTGTGGCACTGAGGTCATCTCCAGTCTGGCTGTCAGGTAACTGATTGATTGGTTGATTATTATTAACATGTTAACCATGGATGCTGAGAGACTCGCCTTATGGCTGGGCCACACTGCCTACCTGAGCAGCGTGTGTGCGTCGCGGAacctcttgcttttcatttcgGCGGCCTTGTTAACAGGTTGGAGCAGCCAGCAGCCACACAGCCCGCGTTGAGCATGGCTGCGGCAACACTTCATGTAGAGAGTCTGCGTCTTGGTCAGGACTGCCTG is part of the Siniperca chuatsi isolate FFG_IHB_CAS linkage group LG9, ASM2008510v1, whole genome shotgun sequence genome and encodes:
- the preb gene encoding prolactin regulatory element-binding protein isoform X2, with translation MGKRKVPDLYRAPFPLYCIKVDPKTGLVITAGGGGASKTGIKNAVHFLDLQLVGEHQYSASLLHCHDTDTRATMNMAVGNGVIAAGQDGTCCLMRFKHCTQKGGGKAPAKDGNSVQQGSARRRAGKGDKGGQDGAAASGDMSDMKDETAHISVTGLAEVQSDMNPQDPLQKVVRFSPDLSLLLTGGTDGYIRVWEFPSLKKKFDFKAHEGEIEDLDMSPGNKHLVTVGRDFACSVWSGNQLAMGLKWLETMPQIAEKTYRYMACRFGKVEDQKDALRLYTVQIPHKRDRKPPPCYLTKWDGKSFLPMLTAPCGTEVISSLAVSDSGTFLGLGTVTGSVAIYIAFSLQKLYYVQESHGIVVTDLAFLPDSLKGKNIKGNNETAMLSVAVDSRCQAHAVPNRRSFPIWLVLFFCGLMVVGVVLLLQYLFPGFI
- the preb gene encoding prolactin regulatory element-binding protein isoform X1: MGKRKVPDLYRAPFPLYCIKVDPKTGLVITAGGGGASKTGIKNAVHFLDLQLVGEHQYSASLLHCHDTDTRATMNMAVGNGVIAAGQDGTCCLMRFKHCTQKGGGKAPAKDVGNSVQQGSARRRAGKGDKGGQDGAAASGDMSDMKDETAHISVTGLAEVQSDMNPQDPLQKVVRFSPDLSLLLTGGTDGYIRVWEFPSLKKKFDFKAHEGEIEDLDMSPGNKHLVTVGRDFACSVWSGNQLAMGLKWLETMPQIAEKTYRYMACRFGKVEDQKDALRLYTVQIPHKRDRKPPPCYLTKWDGKSFLPMLTAPCGTEVISSLAVSDSGTFLGLGTVTGSVAIYIAFSLQKLYYVQESHGIVVTDLAFLPDSLKGKNIKGNNETAMLSVAVDSRCQAHAVPNRRSFPIWLVLFFCGLMVVGVVLLLQYLFPGFI
- the preb gene encoding prolactin regulatory element-binding protein isoform X3 codes for the protein MNMAVGNGVIAAGQDGTCCLMRFKHCTQKGGGKAPAKDVGNSVQQGSARRRAGKGDKGGQDGAAASGDMSDMKDETAHISVTGLAEVQSDMNPQDPLQKVVRFSPDLSLLLTGGTDGYIRVWEFPSLKKKFDFKAHEGEIEDLDMSPGNKHLVTVGRDFACSVWSGNQLAMGLKWLETMPQIAEKTYRYMACRFGKVEDQKDALRLYTVQIPHKRDRKPPPCYLTKWDGKSFLPMLTAPCGTEVISSLAVSDSGTFLGLGTVTGSVAIYIAFSLQKLYYVQESHGIVVTDLAFLPDSLKGKNIKGNNETAMLSVAVDSRCQAHAVPNRRSFPIWLVLFFCGLMVVGVVLLLQYLFPGFI